One stretch of Streptomyces sp. 135 DNA includes these proteins:
- the lepB gene encoding signal peptidase I: MDTEAQHPERDRSSPPSDSGDVPHVPEAAEETEERSRSVFMSLVSWLPGGGFTLTFLLCVAALLVVGTFVVQPFQIPSGSMEPAFRVGDRVLVNKLAYRFGSEPQRGDAVVFDGSGYFGDADYIKRVVGTGGDRVVCCERGRIKVNGEPVDEPYLFPGDSPSQVPFDVVVPEGSLFLLGDHRSDSRDSRDHLGQPGGGMIPVDEVIGRADWIAWPVGHWTSLERPDSYARVPAPDGAHG, translated from the coding sequence ATGGACACCGAAGCACAGCACCCGGAGCGCGACCGCTCCTCCCCACCCTCCGACTCCGGAGACGTCCCGCACGTCCCCGAAGCCGCCGAGGAGACGGAGGAACGGTCGCGCTCCGTTTTCATGTCGCTCGTCTCCTGGCTGCCGGGCGGCGGCTTCACGCTCACGTTCCTGCTGTGCGTGGCGGCACTGCTCGTCGTCGGCACCTTCGTGGTGCAGCCCTTCCAGATCCCGAGCGGCTCCATGGAGCCCGCGTTCCGGGTCGGGGACCGGGTACTCGTCAACAAGTTGGCGTACCGTTTCGGTTCCGAGCCGCAGCGGGGTGACGCGGTCGTCTTTGACGGCAGCGGCTACTTCGGGGATGCCGACTACATCAAGCGGGTCGTGGGCACCGGGGGAGACCGGGTGGTCTGCTGCGAGCGGGGGAGGATCAAGGTGAACGGCGAGCCTGTCGACGAGCCGTACCTGTTTCCGGGCGACAGCCCCTCACAGGTGCCCTTCGATGTCGTCGTCCCCGAAGGCAGCCTGTTCCTGCTCGGCGACCACCGCAGCGACTCACGGGACTCCCGTGACCACCTGGGGCAGCCCGGCGGCGGCATGATCCCCGTGGACGAGGTCATCGGCCGGGCCGACTGGATCGCCTGGCCGGTCGGGCACTGGACCTCCCTGGAGCGCCCCGACAGCTACGCGCGCGTGCCGGCACCGGACGGCGCGCATGGGTAA
- the lepB gene encoding signal peptidase I: MGNRGRTRAAGHQADSRLPTGSRPTSGPVRPGRAERRKLAKKVKRRRRRSAIKEIPLLIGVALLIALVLKTFLVQAFVIPSGSMEQTIRIGDRVLVDKLTPWFGSKPERGDVVVFKDPGNWLEEEQGKKKDDPVVVKQVKEGLTQIGLLPSDSERDLIKRVVGVGGDTVKCCDKNDKVTVNGVPLDEPYIHPGDKPSAFEFKVKVPKGRLFMMGDHRSDSADSRFHRTEKFAGTISEEAVVGRALVIAWPFGHWRRLEEPETYASVPDARAGSDTATGVSHRVAHGDRYGLIRLPTPAELPLVMGVVGLHRIWGRRRHGLRSGCGGFGGRRTIRTRGARGAAGTIRRAGRRGRRGRCEPRE, from the coding sequence ATGGGTAACCGCGGGCGGACACGCGCCGCGGGCCACCAGGCCGACAGCCGGCTGCCCACGGGGTCCCGGCCGACCAGTGGTCCCGTCCGGCCGGGCAGGGCCGAGCGGCGCAAGCTCGCGAAGAAGGTCAAGCGGCGCAGGCGGCGCTCCGCGATCAAGGAGATACCTCTCCTCATAGGTGTGGCCCTGCTGATCGCCCTCGTCCTGAAGACGTTCCTGGTGCAGGCCTTCGTGATCCCCTCGGGCTCCATGGAGCAGACGATCCGGATCGGGGACCGCGTCCTGGTGGACAAGCTCACTCCCTGGTTCGGCTCGAAGCCCGAGCGCGGTGACGTCGTCGTCTTCAAGGACCCCGGCAACTGGCTCGAAGAGGAGCAGGGCAAGAAGAAGGACGACCCGGTGGTCGTCAAGCAGGTCAAGGAGGGGCTGACCCAGATCGGCCTGCTGCCCTCCGACAGCGAGCGGGACCTGATCAAGCGGGTCGTCGGCGTCGGCGGCGACACCGTGAAGTGCTGCGACAAGAACGACAAGGTCACCGTCAACGGCGTACCGCTCGACGAGCCGTACATCCACCCCGGCGACAAGCCCTCGGCCTTCGAGTTCAAGGTGAAGGTCCCCAAGGGGCGCCTGTTCATGATGGGCGACCACCGCAGCGACTCGGCCGACTCCCGCTTCCACCGCACGGAGAAGTTCGCCGGGACCATCTCCGAGGAGGCGGTCGTCGGGCGGGCCCTCGTCATCGCCTGGCCCTTCGGTCACTGGCGCAGACTGGAGGAGCCCGAGACATATGCGTCCGTACCCGACGCGCGTGCGGGATCGGACACCGCCACAGGCGTGTCGCATAGGGTGGCACACGGCGATCGATACGGATTGATCCGACTCCCGACCCCTGCGGAACTCCCGCTCGTTATGGGAGTGGTGGGCCTGCATCGCATCTGGGGCAGGCGGCGGCACGGACTGAGGAGTGGATGTGGGGGATTTGGCGGTCGGCGCACGATCCGGACACGAGGGGCCCGAGGAGCGGCCGGGACGATCCGACGAGCCGGGCGTCGAGGCCGCCGCGGGCGGTGTGAACCCCGGGAGTGA
- the lepB gene encoding signal peptidase I — protein sequence MGDLAVGARSGHEGPEERPGRSDEPGVEAAAGGVNPGSDAADGDGTQSGQGTKQPKKQRSFWKELPLLIGIALVLALVIKSFLVQAFSIPSDSMQNTLQQGDRVLVDKLTPWFGSEPERGEVVVFKDPGHWLDGEPTPDPNAVQRVLGWIGLMPSADEKDLIKRVIAVGGDTVECKGTGPVKVNGKALNEPYVFAGNTPCTVDDQGGQFKVTVPKGKIWVMGDHRQNSLDSRYHQNQPGGGAVPVDNVVGRAIVIAWPPTRWATLPKPDTFDQPGINALSSAAPGVLGLAGAVPLVLWRRRRLTVAAARNARVPGGSTAG from the coding sequence GTGGGGGATTTGGCGGTCGGCGCACGATCCGGACACGAGGGGCCCGAGGAGCGGCCGGGACGATCCGACGAGCCGGGCGTCGAGGCCGCCGCGGGCGGTGTGAACCCCGGGAGTGACGCCGCGGACGGCGACGGGACACAGAGCGGCCAGGGCACCAAGCAGCCGAAGAAGCAACGGTCCTTCTGGAAGGAACTGCCGCTTCTCATCGGTATCGCGCTGGTCCTGGCGCTGGTGATCAAGTCCTTCCTGGTGCAGGCGTTCTCGATCCCCTCGGACTCGATGCAGAACACGCTCCAGCAGGGCGACCGCGTCCTCGTCGACAAGCTGACGCCGTGGTTCGGCTCCGAGCCCGAGCGCGGCGAGGTCGTCGTCTTCAAGGACCCGGGCCACTGGCTGGACGGCGAGCCCACCCCCGACCCGAACGCGGTGCAGAGGGTCCTCGGCTGGATCGGCCTGATGCCGTCCGCCGACGAGAAGGACCTGATCAAGCGCGTCATCGCGGTCGGCGGCGACACCGTGGAGTGCAAGGGCACCGGCCCGGTGAAGGTCAACGGCAAGGCGCTCAACGAGCCCTACGTCTTCGCGGGGAACACCCCGTGCACGGTCGACGACCAGGGCGGCCAGTTCAAGGTCACCGTGCCCAAGGGCAAGATCTGGGTCATGGGCGACCACCGGCAGAACTCGCTGGACTCCCGCTACCACCAGAATCAGCCCGGCGGCGGCGCCGTCCCCGTGGACAACGTCGTGGGCCGCGCCATCGTGATCGCCTGGCCGCCCACCCGCTGGGCGACGCTGCCCAAGCCGGACACCTTCGACCAGCCGGGCATCAACGCCCTGTCGAGCGCCGCCCCCGGCGTCCTCGGCCTGGCGGGCGCGGTGCCGCTCGTCCTGTGGCGCAGGCGCCGGCTGACGGTCGCCGCGGCGCGGAACGCGAGGGTTCCTGGCGGCAGTACCGCCGGGTAG
- the lepB gene encoding signal peptidase I, with product MSRTRRTDEGQGRLGSVLSGIAVALGCVLFLGGFVWGAVLYQPYTVPTGSMTPTIGAGDRVLAQRIGSEEVRRGDVVVFEQSTWGDLPMVKRVVGVGGDKVACCTDGKLTINGKEVAEPYLPEGKGVAAGAIPTTTVPKGRLFLLGDERSGSLDSTAHLDDADGGTVPRDAVRARVDAVAWPMGEFRMLERPEGFADLPGGLSEPGPLRVVLSAIVVGMVLVLGGAAYGPVAKRLGRGRGRSRATEAVGAG from the coding sequence ATGAGCAGGACACGTCGTACGGACGAGGGCCAGGGCCGGCTCGGCAGCGTGCTGTCGGGCATCGCCGTGGCCCTCGGCTGTGTGCTCTTCCTCGGCGGATTCGTCTGGGGTGCGGTCCTGTACCAGCCGTACACCGTGCCCACGGGGTCGATGACCCCGACGATCGGCGCGGGCGACCGGGTGCTCGCACAACGGATCGGGAGCGAGGAGGTGCGCCGTGGTGACGTCGTCGTCTTCGAGCAGTCCACCTGGGGCGACCTGCCGATGGTCAAGCGCGTGGTCGGCGTGGGCGGTGACAAGGTCGCCTGCTGCACGGACGGCAAGCTGACCATCAACGGCAAGGAAGTCGCAGAACCGTATCTTCCCGAGGGCAAGGGCGTCGCGGCCGGCGCCATCCCCACCACGACCGTCCCCAAGGGCCGCCTGTTCCTGCTCGGCGACGAGCGCAGCGGTTCCCTTGACTCCACCGCGCACCTGGACGACGCGGACGGCGGCACCGTGCCGCGCGACGCGGTGCGGGCGCGGGTCGACGCGGTGGCCTGGCCGATGGGCGAGTTCCGCATGCTGGAGCGGCCGGAGGGCTTCGCAGACCTGCCGGGCGGCCTCTCCGAGCCCGGACCGCTGCGGGTGGTGCTGAGCGCGATCGTGGTGGGCATGGTGCTCGTCCTCGGCGGCGCCGCGTACGGCCCCGTGGCCAAGCGCCTGGGCCGCGGCCGCGGGCGGAGCCGTGCGACGGAGGCCGTCGGTGCCGGCTGA
- a CDS encoding NUDIX hydrolase codes for MPAEESAPAEPSPTGRPLRRVARVVLLDPHDRILLLHGHEPGDPADDWWFTPGGGLEGDETREQAALRELREETGITEVELGPVLWRRVCSFPFAGRRWDQDEWYYLARTTQTATAAEGLTELERRSVAGARWWTCRELTEAHETVYPTRLAELLRRLLDEGPPDRPEILDTEIV; via the coding sequence GTGCCGGCTGAGGAGAGCGCGCCCGCTGAGCCGTCGCCGACGGGGCGGCCCCTGCGCAGGGTCGCGCGCGTGGTGCTGCTGGACCCGCACGACCGCATCCTGCTGCTGCACGGCCATGAGCCAGGTGACCCGGCGGACGACTGGTGGTTCACGCCGGGCGGCGGCCTGGAGGGCGACGAGACGCGCGAGCAGGCCGCCCTGCGCGAGCTGCGCGAGGAGACCGGCATCACGGAGGTCGAGCTCGGCCCGGTGCTGTGGCGACGCGTCTGTTCCTTCCCCTTCGCCGGACGCCGCTGGGATCAGGACGAGTGGTACTACCTGGCGCGTACGACGCAGACGGCGACCGCCGCCGAGGGCCTGACGGAGCTGGAACGCCGCAGTGTGGCCGGAGCACGTTGGTGGACGTGCCGGGAACTGACCGAGGCTCATGAGACGGTGTACCCGACCAGACTCGCCGAGCTGCTTCGCAGACTGCTCGACGAGGGACCCCCGGACCGGCCCGAGATCCTCGACACGGAAATCGTGTAG
- a CDS encoding DUF2469 domain-containing protein, translated as MSAEDLEKYETEMELKLYREYRDVVGLFKYVIETERRFYLTNDYEMQVHSVQGEVFFEVSMADAWVWDMYRPARFVKQVRVLTFKDVNIEELNKSDLELPGG; from the coding sequence ATGAGCGCCGAGGACCTCGAGAAGTACGAGACCGAGATGGAGCTGAAGCTCTACCGGGAGTACCGCGATGTCGTCGGTCTGTTCAAATACGTGATCGAGACCGAACGGCGCTTCTATCTCACCAACGATTACGAGATGCAGGTGCACTCCGTTCAGGGTGAGGTCTTCTTCGAGGTGTCCATGGCGGACGCCTGGGTGTGGGACATGTACCGGCCGGCTCGGTTCGTGAAGCAGGTGCGGGTCCTCACGTTCAAGGACGTGAACATCGAAGAGCTGAACAAGAGCGATCTGGAGCTGCCGGGCGGCTGA
- a CDS encoding YraN family protein — protein sequence MNARGALGKYGEDLAARRLVEVGMTVLARNWRAGRAGEIDIVAMDGEALVVCEVKTRRAPGLVGSTLFEHPMASVGRIKAERLRRLAERWIEERGGPPPGGVRIDLIGVLLPRRGAPVVEHARGVA from the coding sequence ATGAACGCACGGGGAGCACTCGGCAAGTACGGCGAAGACCTGGCCGCACGGCGGCTGGTCGAGGTGGGGATGACGGTCCTGGCGCGTAATTGGCGCGCGGGCAGGGCCGGTGAGATCGACATCGTGGCCATGGACGGCGAGGCCCTCGTCGTCTGCGAGGTGAAGACGCGCAGGGCGCCAGGGCTGGTCGGTTCGACGCTGTTCGAACATCCGATGGCGTCCGTGGGCAGGATCAAGGCGGAGCGGCTGCGGCGCCTGGCGGAGCGCTGGATCGAGGAGCGCGGCGGTCCACCGCCGGGAGGCGTCCGCATCGACCTGATCGGCGTCCTGCTCCCGCGGCGCGGAGCCCCCGTGGTCGAGCATGCGCGGGGGGTGGCCTGA
- a CDS encoding YifB family Mg chelatase-like AAA ATPase, translating to MGFARTCSVALVGVEGVVVEVQADLEPGVAAFTLVGLPDKSLTESRDRVRAAVVNSGAEWPQKKLTVGLSPASVPKGGSGFDLAVACAVLGAAERIDPRVLADIVMIGELGLDGRVRPVRGVLPAVLAAADAGYEQVVVPECTAAEAALVPGVSVLGVRSLRQLIAVLTDEPVPLEEPDETGRPDPMLAGLCVPGTGVGTGLGVGGAMDDAHALDLADVVGQTSARTAVEVAAAGAHHLFLQGPPGAGKTMLAERLPAILPRLTREDSLEVTAVHSVAGMLPPGKPLVDIAPYCAPHHSATMQSLVGGGQGLARPGAVSLAHRGVLFLDEAPEFSSQALDSLRQPLESGHVVIARSAGVVRLPAKFLMVLAANPCPCGRHTLLGDGCECPSSVIRRYQARLSGPLLDRVDLKVEVEAVTRSELAGYGTPGESTRTVADRVRAARERAAARLSGTGWRTNSEVPGHALRTRWPAASGALDAAELDLERGFLTARGLDRVLRVAWTVADLAGHDRPSAQDVALALQLRTGIARGVPMAIEPIGAPR from the coding sequence ATGGGATTCGCGCGTACGTGTTCGGTGGCGCTGGTCGGCGTCGAAGGCGTGGTCGTCGAGGTGCAGGCCGATCTGGAGCCCGGCGTGGCGGCGTTCACGCTGGTGGGGCTGCCGGACAAGAGCCTGACGGAGAGCCGGGACCGCGTCAGGGCGGCCGTGGTCAACTCGGGCGCGGAGTGGCCCCAGAAGAAGCTGACGGTGGGACTGAGCCCCGCGTCGGTCCCCAAGGGCGGCAGCGGGTTCGACCTCGCCGTCGCGTGCGCGGTCCTCGGGGCGGCCGAGCGGATCGACCCACGGGTGCTGGCCGACATCGTGATGATCGGTGAGCTCGGGCTCGACGGACGGGTGCGACCCGTCCGGGGCGTGCTGCCGGCGGTCCTCGCGGCGGCCGACGCGGGGTACGAACAGGTGGTGGTGCCGGAGTGCACGGCAGCCGAGGCCGCGCTGGTGCCGGGCGTCTCGGTCCTCGGGGTGCGCAGCCTGCGGCAGCTCATCGCGGTCCTCACCGACGAGCCGGTGCCGCTGGAGGAGCCGGACGAGACGGGGCGCCCCGACCCGATGCTCGCCGGGCTCTGTGTGCCGGGCACCGGTGTGGGCACGGGCCTCGGCGTCGGCGGCGCGATGGACGATGCCCACGCGCTGGACCTGGCGGATGTCGTCGGGCAGACGTCGGCGAGGACCGCGGTGGAGGTGGCCGCCGCGGGGGCGCACCACCTCTTCCTCCAGGGGCCGCCGGGCGCGGGCAAGACCATGCTCGCGGAGCGGTTGCCGGCGATCCTGCCCCGGCTGACCCGCGAGGACTCCTTGGAGGTGACGGCGGTCCACTCGGTGGCGGGCATGCTCCCGCCGGGCAAGCCGCTGGTGGACATCGCGCCGTACTGCGCGCCGCACCACTCCGCGACGATGCAGTCGCTCGTGGGCGGCGGTCAGGGGCTGGCGCGGCCGGGAGCGGTCTCGTTGGCTCACCGCGGGGTGCTCTTTCTGGACGAGGCGCCGGAATTCAGCAGCCAGGCCCTGGACTCCTTGCGGCAGCCTCTCGAATCGGGCCATGTGGTCATCGCGCGGAGCGCCGGGGTGGTGCGGCTGCCGGCGAAGTTCCTGATGGTGCTGGCGGCCAACCCCTGCCCCTGCGGGCGGCACACGCTGCTCGGTGACGGGTGCGAGTGCCCCTCCTCCGTCATCCGCCGCTATCAGGCGCGCCTCTCGGGGCCGCTGCTCGACCGGGTGGACCTGAAGGTCGAGGTGGAGGCCGTCACCCGCTCCGAACTGGCCGGGTACGGCACGCCGGGGGAATCCACCCGGACCGTCGCCGACCGCGTCCGCGCCGCTCGGGAGAGAGCGGCCGCCAGGCTGTCCGGCACCGGATGGCGGACCAACAGCGAGGTGCCGGGGCATGCGTTGCGCACCCGGTGGCCCGCCGCCTCCGGAGCGCTGGACGCGGCCGAGCTGGACCTGGAGCGCGGCTTCCTGACTGCCCGCGGCCTCGACCGCGTCCTGCGGGTGGCGTGGACCGTCGCCGACCTGGCGGGGCACGACCGGCCCTCCGCGCAGGACGTCGCCCTGGCGCTGCAACTGCGCACGGGAATCGCGCGCGGCGTGCCGATGGCGATCGAGCCGATCGGAGCCCCGAGGTGA
- the dprA gene encoding DNA-processing protein DprA, with the protein MSAGPPTDEDRLARVALTRVLEPGDEIGGRWLREAGPVEVLRRLGGEEERLPGVTARRWEGLRARAARARPQEDLEAAGDVGARFVCPGDAEWPLPLDDLGDARPIGLWVRGRASLRIWAVRSVAVVGARACTQYGAHMAAELGAGLAERGWVVVSGGAYGVDGAAHRGALGAGGATVAVLACGVDRAYPRGHAELIGRIAEQGLVVGELPPGDHPTPSRFILRNRLIAALTRGTVVVEAAYRSGALATARGAQELGRFTMGVPGPATSGLSAGVHELLRGDGALVTDAAEVIELVGDMGDLAPERRGPVLPRDLLAPGAARVLAALPARGRATAGDVAVGAGTSVDDAVGRLYELQSLGFVERHGDGWQLTRQAFVAVFATGGES; encoded by the coding sequence GTGAGCGCGGGCCCCCCGACGGACGAGGACCGCCTGGCCAGGGTCGCCCTGACCCGGGTGCTCGAACCGGGGGACGAGATCGGGGGCCGGTGGCTCCGGGAGGCCGGGCCCGTGGAGGTGCTGCGCAGGCTCGGCGGGGAGGAGGAGCGGCTCCCGGGAGTGACCGCGCGGCGCTGGGAGGGGCTACGGGCACGGGCCGCCAGGGCCCGGCCGCAGGAGGACCTGGAAGCGGCGGGGGATGTCGGGGCGCGGTTCGTGTGCCCCGGGGACGCGGAGTGGCCGCTGCCGCTGGACGACCTCGGGGACGCCCGGCCGATCGGGCTCTGGGTGCGGGGGAGGGCCTCCCTGCGGATATGGGCGGTGCGGTCGGTGGCCGTCGTCGGAGCCCGGGCCTGCACGCAGTACGGCGCGCACATGGCGGCCGAGCTGGGCGCGGGCCTGGCGGAGCGCGGCTGGGTGGTGGTCTCGGGCGGGGCGTACGGCGTGGACGGCGCCGCGCACCGCGGAGCGCTCGGCGCGGGCGGGGCCACCGTGGCCGTGCTGGCCTGCGGGGTGGACCGGGCCTATCCCCGCGGCCACGCCGAGCTGATCGGGCGGATCGCGGAACAGGGCCTGGTGGTCGGCGAGTTGCCGCCGGGTGACCATCCGACACCGAGCCGTTTCATCCTCCGGAACAGGCTGATCGCCGCCCTCACCCGAGGGACGGTGGTGGTGGAGGCGGCGTACCGCAGCGGGGCGCTGGCCACGGCCCGGGGTGCCCAGGAGCTGGGGCGCTTCACCATGGGGGTGCCGGGGCCCGCGACCAGTGGCCTCTCCGCCGGGGTCCACGAACTGCTGCGGGGCGACGGCGCCCTGGTGACCGATGCCGCGGAAGTCATCGAGCTGGTCGGTGACATGGGCGACCTGGCCCCGGAGCGGCGGGGCCCCGTCCTGCCGCGCGATCTGCTCGCGCCGGGGGCGGCCCGCGTCCTGGCCGCGCTGCCCGCGCGAGGCCGGGCGACGGCCGGGGACGTCGCTGTCGGCGCGGGGACAAGCGTGGACGACGCGGTAGGGCGCTTGTACGAGCTTCAGTCGTTGGGGTTCGTCGAACGACACGGCGACGGCTGGCAGTTGACACGCCAGGCGTTCGTGGCCGTCTTCGCTACTGGAGGTGAATCGTGA
- the whiG gene encoding RNA polymerase sigma factor WhiG, which yields MPQHTSGSDRAAVPPAARSGEQERPPAPSSLDELWRSYKETGDGRLREQLILHYSPLVKYVAGRVSVGLPPNVEQADFVSSGVFGLIDAIEKFDIERSIKFETYAITRIRGAMIDELRALDWIPRSVRQKARNVERAYATLEAQLRRTPSESEVAAEMGIALEELHAVFSQLSLANVVALEELLHVGGDGGDRLSLMDTLEDHAADNPVEVAEDRELRRLLARAINTLPEREKTVVTLYYYEGLTLAEIGNVLGVTESRVSQIHTKSVLQLRAKLASFGR from the coding sequence ATGCCCCAGCACACCTCAGGGTCCGACCGGGCGGCGGTCCCTCCCGCCGCCCGTAGCGGCGAGCAGGAGCGGCCCCCCGCTCCCTCGTCGCTGGACGAGTTGTGGCGGTCGTACAAGGAGACCGGGGACGGGCGGCTGCGGGAGCAGCTGATCCTGCACTACTCACCGCTGGTGAAGTACGTCGCGGGCCGGGTGAGCGTGGGCCTGCCGCCCAATGTGGAGCAGGCCGACTTCGTCTCGTCCGGGGTGTTCGGGCTGATCGACGCGATCGAGAAGTTCGACATCGAGCGGTCGATCAAGTTCGAGACCTACGCGATCACCCGCATTCGCGGGGCCATGATCGACGAGCTGCGGGCGCTCGACTGGATCCCGCGGTCCGTGCGCCAGAAGGCGCGCAATGTCGAGCGTGCCTACGCCACCTTGGAGGCGCAGCTGCGGCGGACCCCCTCGGAGAGCGAGGTCGCCGCCGAGATGGGGATCGCGCTGGAGGAACTGCACGCGGTTTTCAGCCAGTTGTCCCTGGCGAACGTGGTGGCGCTCGAAGAGCTGCTGCACGTCGGCGGCGACGGTGGCGACCGGCTGAGCCTGATGGACACCCTCGAGGACCACGCGGCCGACAACCCCGTGGAGGTCGCCGAGGACCGGGAGCTGCGCAGGCTGCTCGCGCGGGCGATCAACACGCTGCCCGAGCGCGAGAAGACCGTCGTGACGCTCTACTACTACGAAGGGCTCACGCTCGCCGAGATCGGCAATGTGCTCGGGGTGACCGAGAGCCGGGTGAGCCAGATCCACACGAAATCGGTGCTCCAGCTGCGCGCGAAGCTGGCCAGTTTTGGTCGCTGA
- a CDS encoding TetR/AcrR family transcriptional regulator → MAEHRTMQRGALLDAARSLLSEGGTEALTFPALAERTGLARSSVYEYFRSRAAVVEELCEVDFPVWAAEVSAAMEGAESAEGKVEAYVRRQLALVGDRRHRAVVAISASELDAGAREKIRAAHGGLIAMIVEALEELGHEQPRMAAMLLQGIVDAAVRRIELGVAEEPGAITEAAVAMALRGVRG, encoded by the coding sequence GTGGCCGAGCACCGGACGATGCAGCGCGGGGCCCTGCTGGACGCCGCGCGGTCCCTGTTGTCCGAAGGCGGTACGGAGGCGTTGACCTTCCCCGCCCTCGCCGAGCGCACCGGGCTCGCCCGGTCGTCCGTCTACGAGTACTTCCGGTCGCGGGCGGCCGTGGTCGAAGAGCTGTGCGAGGTGGACTTTCCCGTCTGGGCGGCCGAGGTGTCGGCGGCCATGGAAGGCGCGGAGTCCGCCGAGGGCAAGGTCGAGGCCTATGTGCGGCGGCAGCTGGCCCTGGTCGGCGACCGACGGCACCGCGCCGTGGTCGCCATCTCCGCCAGTGAGCTCGACGCCGGGGCCAGGGAGAAGATCCGGGCCGCGCACGGCGGGCTCATCGCGATGATCGTCGAGGCGCTCGAAGAGCTCGGGCACGAGCAGCCCCGGATGGCGGCGATGCTCCTCCAGGGCATCGTGGACGCAGCCGTGCGGCGGATCGAGCTCGGCGTCGCCGAAGAGCCCGGGGCCATCACCGAGGCGGCCGTGGCCATGGCCCTGCGGGGCGTGCGGGGCTGA
- a CDS encoding M23 family metallopeptidase — protein MPLIRLELLLPTLAALLATALNPPPPPPGPTPAPSPPRVARNWPVGTHPPVLRAWDPPSTAYGAGHRGVDLAAPPGTAVRAVAPGRVSFAGRVASEGVVSVELDGTGDPPLRTTYEPVRPTVKKGAEVTAGEEVGVLEPPTGHCAGGCLHWGLLRGETYLDPLSLLPPWLLRRGPSRLLPLTDAPPGLRAGVAWDGWPPGRGLSPARPAGPWPRPPR, from the coding sequence ATGCCTCTCATCCGCCTGGAACTGCTCCTGCCGACGCTGGCCGCACTGCTGGCGACCGCCCTGAACCCTCCGCCCCCTCCCCCGGGACCGACCCCGGCGCCCTCCCCGCCACGCGTGGCCCGGAACTGGCCGGTGGGCACCCACCCGCCGGTCCTGCGCGCCTGGGACCCGCCCTCGACCGCGTACGGCGCGGGCCACCGGGGCGTCGATCTCGCCGCACCCCCCGGCACGGCCGTCCGGGCGGTGGCACCCGGCCGGGTGTCGTTCGCGGGCAGGGTGGCGAGCGAAGGCGTGGTCTCGGTGGAGCTGGACGGCACAGGAGATCCTCCGCTGCGCACGACGTACGAGCCGGTGCGGCCCACCGTGAAGAAGGGCGCCGAGGTCACCGCGGGTGAGGAGGTCGGCGTCCTGGAGCCGCCGACGGGGCACTGCGCCGGGGGCTGCCTGCACTGGGGTCTGCTCAGGGGCGAGACCTACCTCGATCCCTTGAGCCTGCTGCCGCCGTGGCTGCTGCGCCGGGGCCCGTCGCGACTGCTGCCCCTCACGGATGCACCGCCTGGGCTGCGGGCGGGCGTGGCATGGGACGGATGGCCGCCCGGCCGGGGTCTCAGCCCCGCACGCCCCGCAGGGCCATGGCCACGGCCGCCTCGGTGA
- the rpsB gene encoding 30S ribosomal protein S2, translating to MAVVTMRELLESGVHFGHQTRRWNPKMKRFIFTERNGIYIIDLLQSLSYIDRAYEFVKETVAHGGTVMFVGTKKQAQEAIAEQATRVGMPYVNQRWLGGMLTNFSTVYKRLQRLKELEQIDFEDVAASGLTKKELLVLSREKAKLEKTLGGIREMSKVPSAVWIVDTKKEHIAVGEARKLNIPVVAILDTNCDPDEVDYKIPGNDDAIRSVTLLTRVIADAVAEGLIARSGAATGDSKPGEKAAGEPLAEWERDLLEGDKKADAEGEKADEAAEAPKADEKPAEDAAEAPAAEAPAAEAPAADAEQA from the coding sequence ATGGCCGTCGTCACGATGCGGGAGCTGCTGGAAAGCGGCGTCCACTTCGGTCACCAGACCCGTCGCTGGAACCCGAAGATGAAGCGCTTCATCTTCACCGAGCGCAACGGCATCTACATCATCGACCTGCTCCAGTCGCTGTCGTACATCGACCGCGCCTACGAGTTCGTCAAGGAGACCGTCGCCCACGGCGGCACGGTCATGTTCGTCGGCACGAAGAAGCAGGCGCAGGAGGCCATCGCCGAGCAGGCCACCCGCGTCGGCATGCCCTACGTCAACCAGCGCTGGCTGGGCGGCATGCTCACCAACTTCTCGACCGTCTACAAGCGTCTGCAGCGCCTCAAGGAGCTCGAGCAGATCGACTTCGAGGACGTCGCCGCTTCCGGTCTGACCAAGAAGGAGCTTCTCGTGCTCTCGCGCGAGAAGGCCAAGCTGGAGAAGACCCTCGGTGGTATCCGCGAGATGTCCAAGGTGCCCAGCGCCGTCTGGATCGTGGACACCAAGAAGGAGCACATCGCGGTCGGCGAGGCCCGGAAGCTCAACATCCCGGTCGTCGCCATCCTCGACACCAACTGCGACCCCGACGAGGTCGACTACAAGATCCCCGGCAACGATGACGCGATCCGCTCCGTCACGCTGCTCACCCGCGTGATCGCCGACGCCGTCGCCGAGGGCCTCATCGCCCGTTCCGGTGCCGCCACCGGTGACTCGAAGCCGGGCGAGAAGGCCGCCGGCGAGCCGCTCGCCGAGTGGGAGCGCGACCTGCTCGAGGGTGACAAGAAGGCCGACGCCGAGGGCGAGAAGGCCGACGAGGCCGCCGAGGCCCCCAAGGCTGACGAGAAGCCGGCCGAGGACGCCGCCGAGGCTCCGGCCGCCGAGGCCCCCGCTGCCGAGGCCCCGGCCGCGGACGCCGAGCAGGCCTGA